GATAAGCATGATACGTAAAATCAGCATCAAATTCCTGATCGGTTTTTTTCTGATTTTTTCGCTTTCTTTTGTCGTGCTCAATCAGACAGTCAAGGAATTTATCCGGACAAGCAATCAGAATCTGGTTACCTCCGAACTGATCGGACTGAAAAATAACAGCAACGTGTATGTGCGTCAGGCTTTCCTGATTAACCATTTCAGTAGCAATGAGCTGTATTTTGGAGAAATTGCGAGGGAAATAGCAACTAATCTGAACCATACCACGGACAGCAGTATTGGCGTGTATACGGTGGAGGGCAAATTGCTTTATGCCCCGGACAGCTCCATTTTTCAGCAGCACATGCAAAGCGATCTGCAGCAGGCGATTGGTGGCAATACAGCGTACAGCATTACTTATGATCGTAATAAGACGACTGTCCTTTTCTCCTATCCGGTTGTTATAGACGGTTCAAAGGTGGGCATACTGCGTTTTTACAAAGATTTCAGCTCACTCTACGAACAAACCGGACAGATTCGGCAGATTACCCTCTATATTGCCCTGGCGATTTTTGCGGCAGCTTTTCTGTTTTCCTATATTCTTTCCAGGCATATTACCATCCCGCTGACCAGACTGACGCAAGCCTCCACTGAGGTGAAAAACGGGAATCTGGATATCCGCCTTCACTTTAAACGCAGGGATGAAATTGGCCGACTGGCTGAGAATTTTAACGATATGATTGATCAAATTAGTAGACAGATTCATATTATTGAGAAGGACCGGGACCATTTGAAAGAGCTTCACCAGCAGGAAAAGCGCTTTTTTGACAATATTACTCACGAACTGAAAACGCCATTAACCTCCATTCTGGGATATGCGGAGCTGATCAGAATGAACGGTGAGAAAGACCGTGCTTTTTTTGGCAAAGGGATGAATCATATTATCGAGGAGAGCAAGCGCCTGCATGCGATGGTGCTAAAACTACTGGAAGTTTCACGCAAAAATATCATGATCAATGAGCTTGATCGGGTAGATATCGGGCTAATTCTGCAGGATGTGTGTGAATCGATGATGATCCGGGCACAGCGCTATAAAAAGACCATTGAATATGAGATGAATGAGGAATTGATGATGTTGGCCGATAGGGACAGAATCAGACAGCTGTTCATCAACTTGATAGATAATGCGATAAAATATAGTTTGCCGTTTTCGGTAGTAACGGTAAAAGCAGTACGGGCAGAAGAAAAGATCCGCTTGATTTTCAGCAATCCAAGCGATCCGATTGAGGCAGAACATCTGTCACACCTGTTACAGCCATTTTATCCAGCTCATTCCGACAGTGCGGAGGAAGGCAGTGTAGGATTGGGGCTCAGCATTGTGAAATCCATCGTTGAAGAATTTGCGGGTTCCATCTCGATTGCAAACGAGCATAATGAAACCATCGTTACGGTAGAATTTAAAGCGCTGGAAACCGCGGGGAACGGAGAATGAATAATGGGCAATAAATATGTTGTAATGCTGCTGGTCCTATCTCTCGTGGTATTACTGCTGTCAGGATGCGGTTC
The Paenibacillus peoriae DNA segment above includes these coding regions:
- a CDS encoding sensor histidine kinase, which encodes MIRKISIKFLIGFFLIFSLSFVVLNQTVKEFIRTSNQNLVTSELIGLKNNSNVYVRQAFLINHFSSNELYFGEIAREIATNLNHTTDSSIGVYTVEGKLLYAPDSSIFQQHMQSDLQQAIGGNTAYSITYDRNKTTVLFSYPVVIDGSKVGILRFYKDFSSLYEQTGQIRQITLYIALAIFAAAFLFSYILSRHITIPLTRLTQASTEVKNGNLDIRLHFKRRDEIGRLAENFNDMIDQISRQIHIIEKDRDHLKELHQQEKRFFDNITHELKTPLTSILGYAELIRMNGEKDRAFFGKGMNHIIEESKRLHAMVLKLLEVSRKNIMINELDRVDIGLILQDVCESMMIRAQRYKKTIEYEMNEELMMLADRDRIRQLFINLIDNAIKYSLPFSVVTVKAVRAEEKIRLIFSNPSDPIEAEHLSHLLQPFYPAHSDSAEEGSVGLGLSIVKSIVEEFAGSISIANEHNETIVTVEFKALETAGNGE